A single Lolium perenne isolate Kyuss_39 chromosome 6, Kyuss_2.0, whole genome shotgun sequence DNA region contains:
- the LOC127334657 gene encoding uncharacterized protein, which yields MGGYELVRSDDAAATTPDLEFGGSTSSKAEPLPPPRPPSPAARQRLVSLDVFRGITVLLMIIVDDVGGFLPALNHSPWNGVTVGDFVMPFFLFIVGVSLTLAYKRVPDKLDATKKAVLRALKLFCLGLVLQGGFLHGVRSLTFGVDITKIRLMGTLQRIAIAYLVAALCEIWLKGDDDVNYGLDVLKRYRYQLFVGLLLSIMYTVLLYGIYVPDWEYQITGPGSTQKSFFVKCEVRGDTGPGCNAVGMVDRAMLGIDHLYRRAVYARTKECSIYSPQGGPLPPNAPSWCQAPFDPEGLLSSVMAIVTCLIGLQFGHVIIHFEKDKQRIINWLIPSFSMLAVAFSMDFIGMRMNKPLYTISYTLATAGASGLLFAGIYTLVDMYGFRKPTISMEWLGKHALMIYVLVACNVLPMFIHGFYWKEPKNNLLKYIGIRA from the exons ATGGGCGGCTACGAGCTCGTCAGGAGCGACGACGCCGCCGCCACAACGCCCGATCTCGAGTTCGGCGGCTCCACCAGCTCCAAAGCCGAACCCCTGCCACcgccgcggccgccatcgcccgcCGCCCGGCAGCGGCTCGTCTCCCTCGACGTCTTCCGCGGGATCACCGTGCTG CTTATGATCATTGTTGATGATGTTGGAGGATTTCTCCCGGCGTTGAACCACTCTCCTTGGAATGGTGTAACTGTCGGCGATTTTGTCATGCCTTTCTTCCTTTTCATAGTAGGGGTCTCTTTAACACTAGCATACAAG AGGGTGCCGGACAAACTAGATGCGACTAAAAAGGCTGTACTTCGTGCGCTCAAGCTGTTCTGCCTTGGTCTTGTACTCCAGG GTGGGTTTCTTCATGGCGTCCGCAGTCTCACTTTTGGTGTTGATATTACCAAAATACGTTTGATGGGTACACTGCAG AGGATTGCAATAGCTTACCTTGTAGCTGCTCTCTGTGAAATTTGGCTCAAGGGAGATGATGACGTTAATTATGGGCTTGATGTGCTTAAGAGATACCGCTACCAGTT GTTTGTAGGATTGCTGCTCTCAATCATGTATACTGTTCTTCTATATGGTATCTACGTTCCAGACTGGGAGTACCAGATTACAGGTCCTGGTTCTACACAGAAGTCATTCTTC GTGAAATGTGAAGTAAGAGGCGATACCGGACCAGGTTGTAATGCAGTTGGCATGGTTGACCGTGCAATGTTGGGGATTGATCATCTCTATAGAAGAGCAGTTTATGCGCGTACCAAG GAATGCAGCATATATTCTCCACAAGGTGGACCTCTTCCACCtaatgctccatcatggtgtcaggCTCCATTTGATCCTGAAGGCCTACTTAG CTCTGTTATGGCAATTGTCACATGTTTGATTGGTCTGCAATTTGGACATGTAATTATACATTTTGAG AAAGACAAACAAAGAATTATCAATTGGCTAATCCCTTCCTTCAGCATGTTAGCAGTTGCCTTCTCAATGGACTTCATTG GAATGCGCATGAACAAGCCGCTATACACGATAAGTTACACCTTAGCCACTGCCGGTGCTTCTGGGCTTCTTTTCGCTGGAATTTACACCCTG GTGGACATGTATGGGTTCAGGAAACCCACCATCTCCATGGAGTGGCTTGGGAAGCACGCCCTGATGATATATGTGCTGGTGGCCTGCAACGTCTTGCCCATGTTTATACATGGCTTCTACTGGAAAGAGCCCAAGAACAACCTT CTTAAGTACATTGGAATCAGAGCATGA
- the LOC127334656 gene encoding acetyl-coenzyme A synthetase, chloroplastic/glyoxysomal produces MGTGATPDQPAGASPDKLRHVESMSELPSGAGKISGINAVVLGESLADEEHDLIFPSPEFSANALVSSPKQYREMYERSINDPAGFWSQIAETFYWKEKWNPSEVCSENLDVTKGPVQITWFKGGKTNICYNAVDRNIEAGNGDKIALYWEGNEPGQDGKLTYSELLDKVCQLANYLKSVGVGKGDAVVIYLPMLLELPIAMLACARIGAVHSVVFAGFSADSLAQRIVDCKPKLVLTCNAVKRGAKPILLKDIVDAALVESEKNGFSVGLCLTYENQSAMKREDTKWHAERDVWWQDVVTQFPTKCDVEWVDAEDPLFLLYTSGSTGKPKGVMHTSGGYMVYTATTFKYAFDYKPTDIYWCTADCGWITGHSYVTYGPLLNGASVLVFEGTPNYPDSGRCWDIVDKYKVTIFYTAPTLVRSLMRDGPEYVTRYSRKSLRVLGSVGEPINPSAWRWFYNVVGDSQCPISDTWWQTETGGFMMTPLPGAWPQKPGSATFPFFGVQPVIVDEKGQEIEGECSGYLCIKKSWPGAFRTLYGDHDRYETTYFKPFAGYYFTGDGCSRDKDGYHWLTGRVDDVINVSGHRIGTAEVESALVSHPQCAEAAVVGVEHEVKGQGIYAFVTLVDGVPYSEELRKSLIGKVRNQIGAFAAPDKIHWAPGLPKTRSGKIMRRILRKIAAKQLDELGDISTLADPGVVDQLIALKDC; encoded by the exons ATGGGCACCGGCGCCACCCCGGACCAGCCGGCTGGCGCCTCCCCCGACAAGCTCCGCCACGTCGAGTCCATGTCCGAGCTGCCCTCCGGCGCCGGCAAGATCTCCGGGATCAACGCTGTCGTGCTCGGGGAGTCGCTCGCCGACGAGGAGCACGACCTCATCTTCCCCAGCCCTGAGTTCTCAGCCAACGCGCTCGTCTCCTCCCCGAAACAG TACCGAGAGATGTACGAGAGGTCCATCAACGACCCGGCTGGGTTTTGGTCCCAGATCGCCGAGACCTTCTACTGGAAGGAGAAGTGGAACCCCAGCGAGGTCTGCTCTGAGAATCTCGACGTCACGAAGGGCCCCGTCCAGATCACC TGGTTCAAAGGAGGCAAAACCAACATATGCTACAATGCTGTTGACCGCAACATCGAGGCTGGAAATGGGGACAAGATCGCATTGTACTGGGAGGGCAATGAGCCTGGTCAGGATGGGAAGCTAACCTATTCTGAGCTCTTGGACAAGGTTTGCCAG CTTGCCAATTACTTGAAAAGTGTTGGTGTCGGCAAGGGGGATGCTGTGGTCATCTACCTACCGATGTTGCTGGAGCTTCCCATTGCCATGCTTGCTTGTGCACGTATTGGCGCTGTCCATTCG GTTGTGTTTGCTGGCTTCTCTGCGGATTCGCTAGCCCAAAGGATTGTTGATTGCAAGCCTAAGCTTGTGCTCACTTGCAATGCGGTGAAAAGGGGGGCCAAGCCTATTCTTCTCAAAGATATAGTGGACGCTGCTCTGGTGGAAAGTGAGAAGAATGGATTCTCTGTAG GTCTTTGTTTGACATATGAAAACCAGTCAGCAATGAAGAGAGAAGACACAAAATGGCACGCTGAAAGGGACGTTTGGTGGCAG GATGTTGTGACTCAATTCCCTACCAAGTGCGATGTTGAATGGGTGGATGCTGAGGATCCATTGTTTCTATTGTACACAAGTGGTAGCACTGGAAAGCCTAAG GGTGTGATGCATACGTCTGGGGGCTATATGGTGTATACTGCAACAACATTTAAGTATGCATTTGATTACAAGCCAACGGACATATACTG GTGCACTGCAGACTGTGGCTGGATTACCGGACATAGCTATGTGACATATGGTCCACTCCTGAATGGAGCTTCAGTTCTTGTTTTTGAAGGG ACTCCAAACTACCCTGATTCTGGTCGGTGCTGGGACATTGTGGACAAGTACAAGGTGACGATATTTTATACTGCACCAACACTCGTCCGTTCACTTATGCGTGATGGTCCTGAG TATGTTACACGCTATTCACGAAAATCTCTCCGAGTCCTGGGAAGCGTTGGTGAGCCAATTAATCCTAGTGCATGGAG ATGGTTCTACAATGTTGTTGGGGATTCACAATGCCCCATATCGGACACTTGGTGGCAGACTGAAACTGGTGGTTTCATG ATGACTCCTTTACCTGGTGCTTGGCCTCAGAAACCAGGTTCTGCAACCTTTCCCTTCTTTGGTGTCCAG CCAGTCATTGTTGACGAGAAAGGACAGGAGATTGAAGGAGAATGTAGCGGGTATCTTTGCATTAAGAAATCATGGCCTGGGGCTTTCCGGACCCTCTATGGAGATCATGACAGATATGAGACCACGTACTTCAAGCCATTTGCTGGCTACTATTTTACTGGTGATGGTTGCAGCAG GGACAAAGATGGTTACCACTGGCTTACTGGAAGAGTAGATGATGTTATCAATGTTAG TGGCCATCGAATTGGCACAGCAGAGGTTGAGTCTGCTTTGGTTTCACATCCACAGTGTGCAGAGGCTGCTGTTGTTGGTGTTGAGCATGAG GTCAAAGGTCAGGGAATATATGCTTTTGTAACTTTGGTGGATGGTGTTCCTTATAGTGAAGAACTACGAAAAAGCCTCATAGGAAAAGTCCGCAATCAG ATTGGGGCATTTGCAGCTCCTGACAAGATCCACTGGGCACCAGGACTTCCTAAAACCCGCAGTGGCAAGATTATGCGCAGAATCTTGCGCAAAATTGCCGCAAAACAGTTGGATGAACTTGGTGACATCAGCACTCTTGCTGATCCTGGTGTCGTTGACCAGCTAATTGCCCTCAAAGATTGCTAG